Below is a window of Candidatus Bathyarchaeota archaeon DNA.
CTGGCAAAAGGCGGAATCAGAAATCTGACAAACGCCTTGTCGCCTGGATTAGATTCTGCAAATAAATCAACTTCAGCGGTCTCTCCTTCGTCAATTGTTAATGAATGTATGTTTGGATAGTCTGTGCTGTTCCATTTAATGTTAATCCATGTTCCTTCAGCAGTTATTTCTAGGCTGAAAGGGTTCTTCCAAGAAGCTTCGCGGAAGGCTAAGAACATGTCTGAAAGTATTCCATCAGAGATTGAAGCGTAGAGGTTTACGATGATGTCGTTCCAGTCATAATCAGTCCAATCTTCGAAGATGTACGTGTAATTTGCATCTCCATCATTCCAATCGTTGTCAACTAAAATCGTTTGCGCCATCTTACATGGATGATAATAGGGATTCCATGTGGCGTTTTCAAGTAATGTACAAGTTGTAATGGGTGCTACTGTAATCCGTTTGCCACTTTCAATGGGTATGATAAGAGGCGTGTAGTCGTTGGGAAAACCGTCTGACGGATCATTTAAATGGTCATCGTGGTGCGAGTTGTCTTGAGCTTGATAAGCTGATTCTTCACAAAAGACAATTGATAAACTCGACGACATAACCATCAATGTCAAAAGAAACAGAGAGAGCCACCAATAGCTTTTCATGTTATTCGCCATCAGATATCGATTTTAAGATAATCGAAGATTTGGCGTTTTATTAGGATTCTGGAGTTATATTCTATAAAAATAATACGTGAAATTGAAATCAGCCGTTTGCCGACCGCCTTCAACATAAACTACATCAGTGTGTTTATAGAACTTACCATATTATCCACATAACAGCAAGAGATAGACCACATATTTTAAGCATTTTTCATGGAGAAGACGGTGGTATCGTTTAAATGTGGAGGGTATGGAGGGTTACGACGATGCATGCATTCGCATATGACAAAGAAGAAATGGACTCCGAGAATCAGAGCAGTGTCTTCAAAGCGCCATAAGATATTATCTCTGAAATCTCTTCCACGAACCTTATGTGCTCTGCATTGTCAGACGCAAGGGATCCCTTCAATAATATAGGTGTAAAGTCAAAGTCTTGCGCACCTCTGTATGTAGATAAGACGCAAAACTCTGCACAAAAACCTGTCACAATAAGAGTGTCAACCCCAAGCTCTCTTAATTTTTCTGCAAGCCCTGTCTTTGTGAAAGAG
It encodes the following:
- a CDS encoding PKD domain-containing protein — translated: MANNMKSYWWLSLFLLTLMVMSSSLSIVFCEESAYQAQDNSHHDDHLNDPSDGFPNDYTPLIIPIESGKRITVAPITTCTLLENATWNPYYHPCKMAQTILVDNDWNDGDANYTYIFEDWTDYDWNDIIVNLYASISDGILSDMFLAFREASWKNPFSLEITAEGTWINIKWNSTDYPNIHSLTIDEGETAEVDLFAESNPGDKAFVRFLIPPFASFSWYPTQPLTGETIVFDASASYDLDKEIETYSWSFGDDTSINTDNQTITHKFVSHGTYSVNLTVTDTDGLIDVVSKHIKVSAGIGGETTSLDNTLVTIWKKANILLITTLAAAATLIRRKKKHSTNLAE